From Neobacillus sp. PS2-9, the proteins below share one genomic window:
- a CDS encoding 2-phosphosulfolactate phosphatase → MTKVHLLMKKEEIKEEKLAEGNKIAVVLDVLLATTTIVSALKEGAKEVIPVLNSNEALELAKRYKQGEYVLAGELNANPIEGFVYPSPTLIGEAIAGRTLILSTTNGTVALRKSLYADKIYIASIMNNPAVANALQKCNDNQTILVICSGNSGEISLEDFYGAGHFIDCLLKNGKFDLTDAAKAALYFYRGQDDSYEILQDSYVGKLLEKYNQQTDLTLAASKGSASIVPVLKNGRVVIDTIFV, encoded by the coding sequence ATGACAAAAGTTCACCTTCTCATGAAGAAAGAAGAAATTAAAGAAGAGAAATTGGCAGAAGGAAATAAAATTGCCGTTGTTTTAGATGTGCTTTTGGCAACAACAACAATCGTATCTGCATTAAAGGAGGGTGCTAAGGAAGTCATTCCCGTTTTAAACAGCAATGAAGCCTTAGAACTCGCAAAAAGATATAAACAAGGTGAATATGTTCTTGCAGGTGAGTTGAATGCTAACCCCATTGAAGGGTTTGTTTATCCGAGTCCAACCTTAATTGGAGAAGCCATCGCTGGTAGGACATTAATTTTATCTACTACGAATGGAACTGTTGCTTTAAGAAAATCACTATATGCAGATAAAATATATATCGCTTCAATAATGAATAATCCTGCTGTTGCCAATGCCCTTCAAAAATGTAACGATAATCAAACCATTCTTGTTATCTGTTCCGGAAATTCAGGAGAAATAAGTCTTGAAGATTTTTATGGTGCTGGACATTTCATAGATTGCTTGTTGAAAAATGGGAAGTTTGACTTAACAGATGCAGCTAAAGCAGCATTGTATTTTTATAGAGGCCAGGATGATTCATATGAAATACTGCAAGATTCCTATGTTGGTAAATTACTTGAAAAATATAATCAACAAACAGATTTGACATTGGCAGCATCAAAAGGAAGCGCTTCAATTGTTCCCGTTTTAAAGAATGGAAGAGTAGTAATTGATACCATCTTTGTTTGA